Proteins co-encoded in one Quercus robur chromosome 8, dhQueRobu3.1, whole genome shotgun sequence genomic window:
- the LOC126695958 gene encoding uncharacterized protein LOC126695958: MSKGKEKVSGSKQFRWLPPMHEMMLKILTEEAGKGNKPSNTFRAGSFALVAKEITAHFGVECHPVFVENRMRTLRSMWATIQELRKKSGFGWDENLKMITCDAKTYQEEVMAHRKHAEYLNKKIEFYDELAIVVGKDTATGAFAKSGVDIENEPDNGDNGDSAEFVADNVDECVVEKGKNVNESSTTGSGISKSRKRGRAASTADDSVLTDLSGQLKEIAVALKEINRGPVDYTTLYNEVMAMMADGYSEDMLATAFDHLCENEKTARGFLAKNARLRKLWLDGYFFSQI, from the exons ATGTCAAAGGGTAAGGAAAAAGTTAGCGGCAGCAAGCAATTTAGGTGGCTGCCACCTATGCATGAGATGATGCTAAAGATATTAACAGAGGAGGCTGGAAAGGGCAATAAGCCCTCTAATACTTTTAGGGCCGGCTCCTTTGCTCTTGTAGCGAAGGAGATAACGGCCCATTTCGGGGTTGAGTGCCACCCTGTATTTGTGGAGAACCGGATGCGGACTCTAAGGTCCATGTGGGCAACTATTCAAGAGCTTAGAAAGAAGAGTGGATTCGGTTGGGACGAAAATCTGAAAATGATAACGTGTGATGCTAAAACCTACCAAGAAGAAGTTATG GCACATCGGAAGCATGCCGAGTAtctgaacaaaaaaattgagttttacgaTGAATTAGCGATTGTGGTGGGGAAGGATACAGCCACAGGTGCCTTTGCTAAGTCTGGAGTGGATATCGAAAATGAGCCAGATAATGGGGATAATGGGGATAGTGCAGAGTTTGTGGCAGATAATGTGGATGAATGTGTGGTTGAAAAGGGGAAGAACGTAAATGAATCATCCACCACTGGGTCGGGAATTTCCAAGTCCCGCAAAAGAGGGCGTGCAGCTTCTACTGCTGATGATAGTGTGCTGACTGATCTGTCTGGTCAGCTGAAGGAAATAGCTGTCGCTCTAAAAGAAATTAATCGGGGCCCGGTAGATTACACAACTTTGTATAATGAGGTAATGGCTATGATGGCGGATGGATATAGCGAAGATATGCTCGCTACTGCCTTCGACCATCTTTGTGAGAATGAGAAGACGGCACGTGGATTTTTAGCAAAGAATGCTAGGTTGAGGAAGTTGTGGTTAGAtggttattttttctcacaaatttgA